The proteins below come from a single Verrucomicrobiota bacterium genomic window:
- the murD gene encoding UDP-N-acetylmuramoyl-L-alanine--D-glutamate ligase: protein MHLLANKSVYVAGLGASGRAACALLLRRGARVTAADAADTEALRQVARELRAQGVSVTLGAAAAPAGAFDLAVVSPGISLEHPLVNPLVVAGTPVIGELELGYQQSYCLNVAITGTNGKTTTTELIEKVLTHAHRTTVAAGNIGLPLCDVADRTRELDFLTLEVSSFQLETIHYFRPVVAVLMNLTPDHFDRYTGMADYIRAKARIFMNQQAFDWAIVQFEALTQMQAMKLSIPSKIITFSAQDRQADIFLDRSLLISRIEGWVGPLLDMNHARLRGPHNAENMMAALAVGRVLRLPLEVVAEALKKYDPAPHRCELVAEINGVKYINDSKATNVDAVRKAIQTIPVTTQGQANLWLIAGGKDKGFDYQELAPSFPGRVKGAFLIGETREKLQAAWGDFTQCVLEESLTNAVMAAARQAEPGDTVLLSPACSSFDQFQNYQHRGEVFRAAVGALKNTTDCGCTFCETQHSGAALNNAKSELKETRL, encoded by the coding sequence ATGCATTTATTGGCAAATAAATCGGTGTATGTGGCCGGGCTTGGCGCAAGCGGGCGCGCCGCCTGCGCCCTCCTGCTCCGGCGCGGAGCCCGCGTGACGGCGGCGGATGCCGCCGATACCGAGGCGCTGCGGCAGGTGGCGCGGGAATTGCGCGCGCAGGGTGTTTCCGTGACGCTGGGCGCCGCCGCTGCTCCGGCGGGTGCGTTTGATCTGGCGGTGGTGAGCCCCGGCATTTCGCTGGAACACCCGCTGGTGAACCCGCTGGTCGTTGCCGGGACACCGGTGATCGGCGAACTGGAACTTGGCTACCAGCAATCGTATTGTCTCAATGTGGCCATCACCGGCACCAATGGAAAAACCACCACCACCGAACTGATCGAAAAGGTGCTCACCCACGCGCATCGTACAACCGTGGCCGCCGGCAACATTGGATTGCCCCTCTGCGACGTGGCGGATCGCACCCGGGAACTTGATTTTCTCACGCTGGAAGTCTCTTCGTTCCAGCTCGAAACCATCCATTATTTTCGTCCGGTGGTCGCCGTCCTCATGAATCTAACCCCCGATCATTTTGACCGCTACACCGGTATGGCGGATTATATTCGCGCCAAGGCCCGGATTTTCATGAACCAACAGGCATTTGACTGGGCCATTGTGCAGTTCGAGGCGTTGACGCAAATGCAGGCGATGAAGCTCAGCATTCCCTCGAAAATCATCACCTTTAGCGCCCAGGATCGGCAGGCGGATATTTTCCTGGATCGCAGCCTGCTCATCAGCCGGATTGAGGGATGGGTCGGCCCGCTGCTGGACATGAACCACGCCCGTTTGCGCGGTCCGCATAATGCCGAAAACATGATGGCGGCCCTGGCGGTCGGGCGCGTATTGCGTCTGCCGCTGGAGGTGGTGGCCGAAGCGTTGAAAAAGTATGATCCTGCCCCGCATCGCTGTGAACTGGTGGCCGAGATTAATGGGGTCAAGTACATCAATGATTCCAAAGCCACAAATGTGGATGCGGTGCGCAAGGCGATTCAGACCATCCCGGTGACCACCCAAGGACAAGCCAATCTGTGGCTGATTGCCGGTGGAAAAGATAAGGGCTTTGACTATCAAGAACTTGCGCCATCATTTCCGGGGCGGGTGAAGGGGGCATTCCTAATTGGTGAAACCCGGGAAAAATTGCAAGCCGCGTGGGGTGATTTTACCCAATGTGTTTTGGAAGAGAGCCTTACGAATGCAGTGATGGCTGCCGCGCGGCAGGCTGAACCAGGGGATACGGTGTTGCTCTCCCCCGCCTGTTCCAGCTTTGACCAATTTCAGAATTATCAGCACCGCGGCGAGGTGTTTCGGGCGGCGGTAGGTGCGTTAAAAAACACAACAGATTGTGGTTGCACTTTTTGTGAAACACAACATAGTGGTGCCGCGTTGAACAACGCAAAATCTGAGTTAAAAGAAACGCGATTATAA
- the mraY gene encoding phospho-N-acetylmuramoyl-pentapeptide-transferase: protein MLYWLAQTILERTQDTPLEPVLSFLRLFRYLTFRGACAALTALLLCVWIGPRFIRWLESLFKEEYAARAANNARNVPTMGGLMIVLIMDLTTLLWAQWDNTLIQLTLLSAVVLCGLGFYDDYLKITRRNADGAREGVKLWVQVMLAGFIAFYLWRLPLTTNLISQVMVPFYKYPVLTGTAGVIAGLLITVFAIVGTSNAVNLTDGLDGLAIGCTVIVSFVLLIMTYVAGNVNFARYLQITYVPGAGELTVFCAAMIGAGLGFLWFNCQPAEVFMGDTGSLALGGVIGIIAVLVHQPLVLVLAGGVFVLEAGSVLIQRTWFKYTRLRYGEGRRVFLMSPLHHHFQKLGWANSRIVTRFYILGVICAVMALSSLKIR from the coding sequence ATGTTATACTGGCTGGCACAGACGATTTTGGAACGGACCCAGGATACTCCCCTGGAGCCCGTCCTCTCCTTTTTGCGCCTGTTCCGGTATCTCACTTTTCGCGGCGCGTGCGCGGCCTTGACGGCGCTCTTGTTGTGTGTGTGGATTGGCCCCCGGTTTATCCGTTGGCTGGAGTCGCTGTTCAAGGAAGAGTATGCGGCCCGCGCCGCGAACAACGCCCGGAATGTCCCCACCATGGGCGGGCTGATGATCGTGCTGATCATGGACCTGACGACGTTATTATGGGCGCAGTGGGACAACACCCTGATCCAGTTGACGCTGCTCTCGGCGGTGGTGCTGTGCGGGTTGGGATTTTACGATGATTATCTCAAGATCACCCGGCGCAACGCGGATGGCGCCCGTGAAGGCGTCAAACTCTGGGTACAAGTGATGCTGGCGGGTTTTATCGCCTTTTACTTGTGGCGGTTGCCGCTGACGACCAACCTGATCAGCCAGGTCATGGTGCCATTCTACAAGTATCCGGTGCTGACTGGCACGGCCGGGGTGATTGCGGGCCTGCTGATCACCGTCTTTGCCATTGTCGGCACCTCGAACGCCGTCAACCTCACCGACGGCCTCGACGGCCTCGCCATCGGCTGTACGGTCATCGTTTCGTTCGTGCTGCTCATCATGACCTATGTGGCCGGTAATGTGAATTTTGCGCGTTATCTGCAAATCACCTATGTGCCGGGCGCGGGCGAACTGACGGTATTTTGCGCCGCGATGATCGGGGCGGGACTGGGCTTCCTGTGGTTCAACTGCCAGCCGGCGGAAGTGTTCATGGGCGATACTGGCTCGCTCGCGCTGGGCGGGGTGATCGGGATCATCGCCGTGCTGGTGCATCAGCCCCTGGTGTTGGTGCTGGCCGGCGGGGTCTTCGTGCTCGAGGCCGGCTCGGTGCTGATTCAGCGGACGTGGTTCAAGTACACCCGTCTGCGTTACGGCGAGGGGCGGCGGGTGTTCCTGATGAGCCCGCTGCACCATCATTTTCAAAAGCTCGGCTGGGCCAATTCGCGGATTGTCACGCGGTTTTACATCCTGGGCGTGATCTGCGCGGTGATGGCGCTGAGTTCACTTAAAATACGTTGA